A section of the Triticum dicoccoides isolate Atlit2015 ecotype Zavitan chromosome 7A, WEW_v2.0, whole genome shotgun sequence genome encodes:
- the LOC119334533 gene encoding E3 ubiquitin-protein ligase KEG-like isoform X2 — protein MAGSQPTDTESFEYMLLEKDPDHYRTVFSGPSQISPWIDPAVLNLKHRIGRGPFGDVWIATHHQRTEDYDRYHEVAVKMMHPVRDDQLQVFSARFDEVFGKCQGLGNVCFLHGISTQNGRLCIAMKFYEGSIGDKMARLKGGRLPLSDVLRYGADLARGVLDLHSRGIFVLNLKPCNFLLDDHDHAVLGDFGIPSLLFGLSLPNPELIQRLGTPNYMAPEQWQPNIRGPISYETDSWGFACSILEMFSGVQPWRGKSPDEIYQLVVLKKEKPIFPYNLPAEVENVLSSCFEYDFRDRPLMSDILQAFESAKDVDYDNNGWDSSENPRAVVPSHTNWSHFKDKLQVGDKVRSRKVKNSCTPETMEIPDGTIVGMEEDGERDSYILVRVHGIHDPLKVHSSTVERVTYGFAAGDWVRLREEDKKRSQVGILHSIDRNGTVYVGLIGMDTLWKGEYSDLQMAEAYCVGQFVSLRTNTSSPRFEWPRKRGGVFATGRISQILSNGCLVVTFPGKFSLGEVCSCLADPSEVEVVSFDKCDGVVKKYEHLEDFHWVVRPLFIAIGFFTAMKLGIFVGKSITRPRSRKVASVSDQGGDPQKVQQQEVHSSVGTAWLPPPVANMLFRDGPAPSG, from the exons aTGGCAGGCTCCCAGCCCACCGACACCGAGTCGTTCGAGTACATGCTGCTGGAGAAGGACCCCGACCACTACCGGACGGTCTTCTCCGGCCCGAGCCAGATAAGCCCGTGGATCGACCCGGCGGTGCTGAATCTGAAGCACCGGATAGGAAGAGGCCCCTTCGGGGACGTCTGGATAGCGACGCACCACCAGAGGACGGAGGATTATGACCGGTATCACGAGGTCGCCGTGAAGATGATGCACCCGGTCAGGGACGACCAGCTGCAGGTGTTCTCGGCGAGGTTCGACGAGGTGTTCGGCAAATGCCAGGGCCTGGGCAATGTCTGCTTCCTACATGGCATCTCAACGCAGAATGGGAGG CTTTGCATAGCGATGAAGTTTTATGAAGGATCCATCGGGGACAAGATGGCTCGGCTTAAAGGTGGAAGGCTCCCTTTGTCGGATGTTTTAAG ATATGGTGCCGATTTGGCGCGTGGTGTGCTAGACCTACACTCCAGGGGAATATTTGTTCTTAATCTCAAGCCTTGCAATTTTCTCCTTGATGACCATGACCATGCTGTGCTGGGGGATTTTGGGATTCCATCCTTGCTGTTTGGACTTTCGCTGCCAAACCCAGAGCTTATCCAAAGACTTGGGACTCCAAATTACATGGCCCCAGAGCAATGGCAACCAAACATCAGAGGTCCAATTAGTTACGAGACAGATTCATGGGGCTTTGCCTGCAGCATTCTTGAGATGTTCAGTGGCGTTCAGCCTTGGCGTGGCAAATCACCAGATGAAATTTATCAGTTGGTTGTCCTGAAGAAAGAGAAACCGATATTCCCATACAACTTACCTGCAGAGGTTGAGAATGTCCTTTCTAGCTGCTTTGAGTACGACTTTCGGGATCGCCCCTTGATGTCAGATATCTTGCAAGCATTTGAAAG TGCTAAAGATGTGGATTATGACAACAATGGCTGGGATAGTTCTGAAAACCCAAGGGCAGTAGTGCCAAGTCACACTAATTGGTCACACTTTAAGGATAAGCTGCAAGTTGGTGACAAGGTCCGCTCGAGAAAGGTTAAAAACTCTTGTACTCCTGAAACAATGGAAATTCCTGATGGAACCATAGTTGGCATGGAGGAGGATGGAGAACGTGATAGCTACATTCTTGTACGAGTCCATGGAATACATGACCCTTTGAAGGTCCATTCCTCGACAGTGGAGAGGGTGACCTATGGTTTCGCTGCCGGAGACTGGGTAAGGCTTAGGGAGGAAGACAAGAAGCGGTCTCAGGTCGGAATTCTTCATAGCATTGACCGTAATGGCACCGTGTATGTTGGTTTAATAGGAATGGACACCCTCTGGAAGGGGGAATATTCAGATCTGCAAATGGCCGAAGCCTACTGCGTGGGACAATTTGTGAGCCTGAGAACTAACACATCAAGCCCCCGGTTTGAATGGCCGCGAAAGAGAGGCGGAGTGTTTGCCACAGGCCGTATTTCACAGATACTCTCGAATGGATGCCTTGTTGTGACCTTCCCTGGCAAATTCAGCCTTGGCGAAGTGTGCAGCTGCTTGGCCGACCCTTCAGAGGTGGAGGTGGTGAGCTTCGACAAGTGCGATGGGGTTGTGAAGAAGTATGAGCACCTCGAGGACTTCCATTGGGTGGTGAGGCCTCTGTTCATCGCCATAGGTTTCTTTACTGCTATGAAGCTAGGTATCTTTGTCGGCAAGAGCATCACAAGGCCAAGGAGTCGAAAGGTCGCCAGCGTCTCCGATCAGGGCGGTGATCCTCAGAAAGTTCAGCAGCAGGAAGTGCACAGCAGTGTCGGCACGGCATGGCTCCCTCCACCCGTCGCAAACATGCTTTTCAGGGACGGTCCTGCGCCTTCTGGGTAA
- the LOC119334534 gene encoding elongator complex protein 4-like: MAAAAAAGTGGQTLGRSSFSRAASSKTASSSSSPTASGVKLGPNGAAFVSSGIPDLDRILGGGFLLGSVVMVMEDSDAPHHLLLLRAFMSQGVVHKQPLLFAAPMKEPRSFLGALPAPVASSKEDARQRAMAGGAAGDGRASDEGLRIAWQYRKYFGDERNSSAEHRDNKQEFSHDFDLRKPLERHLLNAQHIECLSTQDLDTLHDLQDRCSAFLSKHQRKEGGNLSAGRIAIQSLCAPQCGYFGKDWDMVSFLRSLKAMVRSSNAVAIITFPHTVLSDSFCKRWQHLADTLLSIKAIPDEDKDLAKLLTGYQDMVGFLHVHKVAQTNSQVPVILEASTFSLKLRKRRSLVLERLNQAPVDGSSGPSSGGSGSCSSSTQGSQLDF; encoded by the exons atggccgccgccgccgccgccggaacagGGGGCCAGACCCTCGGCCGGAGCAGCTTCTCGCGCGCCGCCTCATCGaagaccgcctcctcctcctcctcccccaccgcctccggcgTCAAGCTCGGCCCCAACGGCGCCGCCTTCGTCTCCTCCGGCATCCCCGACCTCGACA GGATTCTGGGCGGCGGTTTTCTCCTCGGCTCCGTTGTGATGGTCATGGAGGACTCCGATGCGCCGCACCACCTCCTCCTGCTCCGGGCCTTCATGTCGCAGGGCGTCGTGCACAAGCAGCCCCTGCTCTTCGCTGCGCCCATGAAGGAACCCCGCTCGTTCCTCGGCGCGCTGCCTGCTCCGGTGGCGTCCTCGAAGGAGGATGCCCGGCAGAGGGCGATGGCGGGCGGAGCAGCTGGCGATGGACGGGCAAGT GATGAGGGCTTGAGGATAGCTTGGCAGTACAGGAAATATTTCGGGGACGAGAGGAATTccagtgctgaacacagag ACAACAAGCAGGAATTTAGCCATGATTTTGATTTACGGAAGCCCCTGGAACGGCATTTACTTAATGCACAGCATATTGAATGTTTGAGCACTCAAGATCTAGATACTCTCCATGATCTCCAGGATCGTTGTTCTGCTTTCTTGTCCAAACATCAAAG AAAAGAGGGTGGGAATCTGAGTGCAGGACGTATTGCTATACAGTCACTCTGTGCACCACAGTGTGGATATTTTGGGAAG GACTGGGACATGGTCTCGTTTCTCAGATCACTGAAGGCCATGGTGCGCTCATCTAACGCCGTTGCCattataacatttccacacacagtCCTATCAGATTCTTTCTGCAAGAGATGGCAGCACCTAGCAGACACGCTGCTGTCAATAAAAGCAATCCCAG ATGAGGACAAGGACTTGGCGAAACTCCTTACAGGGTATCAAGATATGGTTGGTTTTCTACATGTTCATAAGGTGGCACAGACCAACAGCCAG GTTCCTGTGATATTAGAGGCGTCCACATTTTCTCTGAAGCTGCGAAAGAGGAGGTCGCTGGTGCTAGAACGGCTGAATCAGGCCCCGGTGGACGGGTCGAGTGGGCCTTCGTCTGGTGGATCAGGCAGTTGCTCCTCCTCGACGCAAGGCTCGCAGCTCGATTTCTAG
- the LOC119334538 gene encoding dolabradiene monooxygenase-like, protein MEDAVYLVLALASLLVVLIARRWRRSPADGEGKLRLPPGPWTLPVIGSMHHIAGALPHQAMRDLARRHGWPVMLLRLGEVPTLVVSSREAAREVMKTHDAAFATRPLSSTVRVLTNGGRDIIFAPYGEHWRQMRKIAVTELLTARRVLSFRAIREEEVGAILRAVASAAGEGETIDMRARLSVLVADTTVRAVMGDRCKDRDVFVRELDRSIGLAGGFNPADLWPSSRLAVWASGAVRRAEECRDIVFGILDGIIAEHQQRMGTVDGDDEDLIDVLLRVQNDGSLQLPLDMDSIKAVIFDIFGAGSETSATTLEWIMAELVKNPKVMKRATAEVRRAFEAGGKVVEQKLGELVPYLHLVIRETFRLHAPVPLLLPRECREEPACRVVGYDVPRGTQVLVNVWALGRDERYWPDAPEEFRPERFEAEGGGSAAGVDFRGADFELLPFGAGRRMCPGMAFGLANVELALASLLLHFDWEAPGVADPAEFDMTEAFGITSRRKAGLLLRPVLRVPVPGV, encoded by the exons ATGGAGGACGCCGTGTACCTCGTCCTGGCCCTCGCGTCGCTGCTCGTCGTGCTGATCGCCAGGCGGTGGAGGCGCAGCCCGGCGGACGGCGAGGGCAAGCTGCGGCTGCCGCCAGGGCCGTGGACGCTGCCGGTGATCGGCAGCATGCACCACATCGCCGGGGCGCTCCCGCACCAGGCCATGCGCGACCTGGCGCGGCGGCACGGGTGGCCCGTCATGCTGCTCCGGCTCGGCGAGGTGCCCACGCTGGTGGTGTCGTCCCGGGAGGCCGCGCGCGAGGTGATGAAGACCCACGACGCCGCCTTCGCCACGCGCCCACTGAGCTCCACCGTGCGCGTGCTCACCAACGGCGGCCGGGACATCATCTTCGCGCCCTACGGGGAACACTGGCGCCAGATGCGCAAGATCGCCGTTACGGAGCTCCTCACGGCGCGGCGAGTGCTCTCCTTCCGTGCCATCCGAGAGGAGGAGGTCGGCGCCATACTCCGGGCCGTCGCGTCGGCCGCCGGGGAGGGGGAGACGATCGACATGCGCGCGCGGCTGTCGGTGCTCGTGGCGGACACCACGGTGCGCGCCGTCATGGGCGACCGGTGCAAGGACCGCGACGTGTTCGTCCGGGAGCTGGACCGCTCCATCGGCCTAGCCGGCGGGTTTAACCCGGCCGACTTGTGGCCGTCGTCGCGGCTCGCCGTCTGGGCCAGCGGCGCCGTCCGCCGCGCCGAGGAGTGCCGCGACATCGTGTTCGGGATCCTGGACGGCATCATCGCTGAGCACCAGCAGAGGATGGGCACCGTCGACGGCGACGACGAGGACCTCATCGACGTGCTCCTGAGGGTGCAGAATGACGGCAGCCTCCAGCTCCCTCTCGACATGGACTCCATCAAAGCCGTCATCTTC GACATCTTCGGCGCCGGCAGCGAGACATCGGCGACGACGCTGGAGTGGATAATGGCGGAGCTGGTGAAGAACCCGAAGGTGATGAAGCGGGcgacggcggaggtgcggcgagcCTTCGAGGCCGGCGGCAAGGTGGTGGAACAAAAGCTCGGCGAGCTGGTGCCATACCTGCACCTGGTGATCCGGGAGACGTTCCGGCTGCACGCCCCGGTGCCGCTGCTGCTCCCGCGGGAGTGCCGGGAGGAGCCGGCGTGCCGGGTGGTGGGCTACGACGTGCCGCGGGGCACGCAGGTGCTGGTCAACGTCTGGGCGCTGGGCCGCGACGAGCGGTACTGGCCCGACGCGCCCGAGGAGTTCCGGCCGGAGCGGTTCGAGGCCGAGGGTGGCGGGTCGGCGGCGGGGGTGGACTTCAGGGGCGCGGACTTCGAGCTCCTGCCGTTCGGCGCCGGGAGGAGGATGTGCCCCGGGATGGCGTTCGGGCTGGCCAACGTGGAGCTGGCGCTGGCCAGCCTGCTGCTGCACTTCGACTGGGAGGCGCCCGGCGTGGCTGACCCGGCCGAGTTCGACATGACCGAGGCGTTCGGCATCACCTCGCGGCGGAAGGCCGGCCTCCTGCTCCGCCCCGTCCTGCGCGTGCCCGTCCCCGGTGTCTAG
- the LOC119334533 gene encoding E3 ubiquitin-protein ligase KEG-like isoform X1 — protein MEKTTGMAGSQPTDTESFEYMLLEKDPDHYRTVFSGPSQISPWIDPAVLNLKHRIGRGPFGDVWIATHHQRTEDYDRYHEVAVKMMHPVRDDQLQVFSARFDEVFGKCQGLGNVCFLHGISTQNGRLCIAMKFYEGSIGDKMARLKGGRLPLSDVLRYGADLARGVLDLHSRGIFVLNLKPCNFLLDDHDHAVLGDFGIPSLLFGLSLPNPELIQRLGTPNYMAPEQWQPNIRGPISYETDSWGFACSILEMFSGVQPWRGKSPDEIYQLVVLKKEKPIFPYNLPAEVENVLSSCFEYDFRDRPLMSDILQAFESAKDVDYDNNGWDSSENPRAVVPSHTNWSHFKDKLQVGDKVRSRKVKNSCTPETMEIPDGTIVGMEEDGERDSYILVRVHGIHDPLKVHSSTVERVTYGFAAGDWVRLREEDKKRSQVGILHSIDRNGTVYVGLIGMDTLWKGEYSDLQMAEAYCVGQFVSLRTNTSSPRFEWPRKRGGVFATGRISQILSNGCLVVTFPGKFSLGEVCSCLADPSEVEVVSFDKCDGVVKKYEHLEDFHWVVRPLFIAIGFFTAMKLGIFVGKSITRPRSRKVASVSDQGGDPQKVQQQEVHSSVGTAWLPPPVANMLFRDGPAPSG, from the exons ATGGAGAAGACGACAG ggaTGGCAGGCTCCCAGCCCACCGACACCGAGTCGTTCGAGTACATGCTGCTGGAGAAGGACCCCGACCACTACCGGACGGTCTTCTCCGGCCCGAGCCAGATAAGCCCGTGGATCGACCCGGCGGTGCTGAATCTGAAGCACCGGATAGGAAGAGGCCCCTTCGGGGACGTCTGGATAGCGACGCACCACCAGAGGACGGAGGATTATGACCGGTATCACGAGGTCGCCGTGAAGATGATGCACCCGGTCAGGGACGACCAGCTGCAGGTGTTCTCGGCGAGGTTCGACGAGGTGTTCGGCAAATGCCAGGGCCTGGGCAATGTCTGCTTCCTACATGGCATCTCAACGCAGAATGGGAGG CTTTGCATAGCGATGAAGTTTTATGAAGGATCCATCGGGGACAAGATGGCTCGGCTTAAAGGTGGAAGGCTCCCTTTGTCGGATGTTTTAAG ATATGGTGCCGATTTGGCGCGTGGTGTGCTAGACCTACACTCCAGGGGAATATTTGTTCTTAATCTCAAGCCTTGCAATTTTCTCCTTGATGACCATGACCATGCTGTGCTGGGGGATTTTGGGATTCCATCCTTGCTGTTTGGACTTTCGCTGCCAAACCCAGAGCTTATCCAAAGACTTGGGACTCCAAATTACATGGCCCCAGAGCAATGGCAACCAAACATCAGAGGTCCAATTAGTTACGAGACAGATTCATGGGGCTTTGCCTGCAGCATTCTTGAGATGTTCAGTGGCGTTCAGCCTTGGCGTGGCAAATCACCAGATGAAATTTATCAGTTGGTTGTCCTGAAGAAAGAGAAACCGATATTCCCATACAACTTACCTGCAGAGGTTGAGAATGTCCTTTCTAGCTGCTTTGAGTACGACTTTCGGGATCGCCCCTTGATGTCAGATATCTTGCAAGCATTTGAAAG TGCTAAAGATGTGGATTATGACAACAATGGCTGGGATAGTTCTGAAAACCCAAGGGCAGTAGTGCCAAGTCACACTAATTGGTCACACTTTAAGGATAAGCTGCAAGTTGGTGACAAGGTCCGCTCGAGAAAGGTTAAAAACTCTTGTACTCCTGAAACAATGGAAATTCCTGATGGAACCATAGTTGGCATGGAGGAGGATGGAGAACGTGATAGCTACATTCTTGTACGAGTCCATGGAATACATGACCCTTTGAAGGTCCATTCCTCGACAGTGGAGAGGGTGACCTATGGTTTCGCTGCCGGAGACTGGGTAAGGCTTAGGGAGGAAGACAAGAAGCGGTCTCAGGTCGGAATTCTTCATAGCATTGACCGTAATGGCACCGTGTATGTTGGTTTAATAGGAATGGACACCCTCTGGAAGGGGGAATATTCAGATCTGCAAATGGCCGAAGCCTACTGCGTGGGACAATTTGTGAGCCTGAGAACTAACACATCAAGCCCCCGGTTTGAATGGCCGCGAAAGAGAGGCGGAGTGTTTGCCACAGGCCGTATTTCACAGATACTCTCGAATGGATGCCTTGTTGTGACCTTCCCTGGCAAATTCAGCCTTGGCGAAGTGTGCAGCTGCTTGGCCGACCCTTCAGAGGTGGAGGTGGTGAGCTTCGACAAGTGCGATGGGGTTGTGAAGAAGTATGAGCACCTCGAGGACTTCCATTGGGTGGTGAGGCCTCTGTTCATCGCCATAGGTTTCTTTACTGCTATGAAGCTAGGTATCTTTGTCGGCAAGAGCATCACAAGGCCAAGGAGTCGAAAGGTCGCCAGCGTCTCCGATCAGGGCGGTGATCCTCAGAAAGTTCAGCAGCAGGAAGTGCACAGCAGTGTCGGCACGGCATGGCTCCCTCCACCCGTCGCAAACATGCTTTTCAGGGACGGTCCTGCGCCTTCTGGGTAA